The following proteins are encoded in a genomic region of Pagrus major chromosome 16, Pma_NU_1.0:
- the luzp1 gene encoding leucine zipper protein 1 produces MSDHKDMTHRHLRHKLQSLSRRLDELEEATTKLQKAEDELLDLQDKIIQAEGSNSSLLNDIEVLRKNLLKIQGKDEEVRKAEDLCRTVREKLEEEESLTMELRAEIERLQRRMAELEKLEEAFGKSKSDCSQLCLSLNEEKNLTKKLSSELETLKARLKEVEGSEIKLERAEQALAMELEKLKGFTQTFVSERKRLLEKQREDEKIILKLTEKLEQQKNRLGMSADPGRADFIRSRIEDELSSTGLLTSKLAGRKKSLDYLKMADDNIGLVNKSENEKNSGLEGSQEEDNKVKELTQEVERLKNRLKQLEIVEEDLKSSDSKNYELQEKFQVERNRTRQLSEQVEQLRTQLCGKGGIGRNGTSNVDKHGNGSTNLCPNSPAKVLENGKADNEEIIVKGGFRQEKPKYRSPATVSEPSSPKHKNRDLSPQHKRETKLRSKDLSHSEESSPKSVRRALSPAHKRRTPKTPTTAISSDNGVRDTGRGTEEKSRGAALCSAKTPSSDVKKASVLSRYPPAANDQKPLRSAHKQTDGETKKSRVEKFSKLYVGSDSESNNSDVVPESSSNINSVSALEKDTASASDQESTDQVQESVPVSVASTLSKANGSYTAYRSLVTPLLPNDQGSEGHSSASETESTGSRPSEPEPVPETTTTTVSSRTASSRYPRYSHVHDSHSEGSSTRSSFDEELHSRTPFAEGGHPGPTHTASGIEIQRVCSPREARMSKAVIKPAIVEIDRKEMMITEPLSTNGKPKISTKPVVTTTSKMTSSITIYPNDPSSSRTSSRSSSVSSEPLPVKERHTSTSNILIGPSSEHHGSISVPYEISIPKSEITLRSCQDQDCGVDDHNDSSSRSKLYNTSRVETTTSHLCCQRSNFSLQSPDTSSADFNDTESGFESSSSSSTTTVTSWRRQRQSQYSQEDSLPDMKNVTVRSTWRNRGPATVDETGQGRRGSKTLTDGGSEDEAEAATTWRAYRATTFDTEESLNSGLGAGGNAEAQKGAKPSPAEVYMRRINSVVPNTREVDEQGIRRGKRSQSPTTEPGSVGRIVPHAPVTSQSWGRSYTPQPADSAEPSPNPTHSPASWRRQLPPSDSHVLGSAYERASKTAGASSRGDPWSSRGQGSGSRAEARSGAGSRLWSRQSEHH; encoded by the exons ATGTCTGACCATAAAGACATGACACATCGCCACCTGCGGCACAAGCTACAGAGTCTCAGCAGAAGACTGGACGAACTGGAAGAAGCAACGACCAAGCTGCAGAAGGCTGAGGATGAGCTGCTGGACCTGCAG GACAAAATCATCCAGGCAGAAGGCAGCAACTCATCCCTGCTTAATGACATAGAGGTCCTGAGGAAAAATCTCCTAAAGATCCAGGGAAAGGATGAGGAGGTACGCAAAGCTGAGGACCTCTGCCGCACAGTCAGAGAGAaactggaagaggaggaaagccTTACAATGGAACTAAGGGCTGAGATTGAACGTTTACAACGCAGGATGGCTGAACTGGAGAAACTGGAAGAAGCTTTTGGGAAAAGTAAGTCTGACTGCAGCCAGCTCTGCCTCAGCCTCAATGAGGAGAAGAACTTGACTAAGAAGCTCTCGTCTGAGTTGGAGACCCTCAAAGCTCgtttgaaggaggtggaggggtcTGAGATAAAGCTGGAAAGAGCAGAGCAAGCTTTGGCAATGGAGCTTGAGAAACTCAAGGGATTCACCCAGACCTTTGTGAGTGAGCGTAAGAGGCTACTAGAAAAACAGAGGGAAGATGAGAAGATCATTCTGAAGCTGACAGAAAAATTGGAGCAGCAGAAGAACCGGCTTGGCATGTCCGCAGACCCTGGTCGTGCAGATTTCATTAGGTCACGAATTGAGGATGAGCTTTCATCCACAGGGCTTCTCACAAGTAAACTGGCAGGACGCAAGAAGAGCCTTGACTACTTGAAGATGGCTGATGACAACATCGGTCTTGTGaacaaatctgaaaatgagaAGAACAGCGGTCTGGAGGGCTCGCAGGAGGAGGACAACAAAGTAAAGGAGCTGACACAGGAAGTAGAGAGGCTGAAGAACCGCCTTAAACAGCTGGAGATAGTGGAGGAGGATCTAAAGAGCTCGGACTCCAAAAACTATGAACTTCAGGAGAAGTTCCAGGTGGAACGAAACAGGACGCGCCAACTTAGTGAACAGGTGGAACAGCTCAGGACGCAGCTGTGCGGAAAAGGTGGAATTGGAAGAAATGGAACCAGTAATGTGGATAAACACGGCAATGGGAGCACTAACCTTTGCCCCAACAGCCCCGCTAAGGTGTTGGAGAATGGCAAAGCTGACAATGAAGAGATTATTGTGAAGGGAGGTTTCAGACAAGAGAAGCCCAAATATAGGAGTCCTGCAACTGTCTCAGAACCGAGTTCCCCAAAACACAAGAACAGGGACCTCTCTCCTCAGCATAAGAGAGAAACTAAGTTGAGGAGCAAAGACCTGAGCCACTCAGAGGAGAGCTCCCCGAAGTCTGTGAGGAGAGCCCTCAGTCCTGCTCACAAGAGAAGGACACCCAAAACCCCAACTACTGCAATTTCATCTGATAACGGAGTAAGAGACACAGGACGAGGAACTGAGGAAAAGTCCAGAggtgctgctctctgctctgcaaaGACACCTTCCAGTGATGTTAAAAAAGCATCTGTTCTTAGTCGCTACCCTCCAGCAGCTAATGACCAGAAGCCACTGAGATCGGCTCACAAACAGACCGATGGGGAGACTAAAAAGAGCAGAGTAGAAAAGTTCTCAAAATTGTACGTTGGTAGTGATAGCGAATCAAACAACTCTGATGTAGTGCCTGAAAGTTCCAGTAACATCAACAGTGTCTCAGCTTTAGAGAAGGACACAGCGTCTGCCTCAGATCAGGAATCAACAGACCAGGTTCAGGAATCTGTCCCTGTATCTGTCGCCTCCACCCTGTCCAAAGCAAATGGATCCTACACAGCCTACAGATCCCTTGTCACTCCACTGCTGCCCAACGACCAAGGATCAGAGGGTCATTCATCTGCCTCCGAAACAGAATCTACTGGTTCAAGGCCCTCTGAACCAGAGCCTGTACCTGAGACGACTACTACAACCGTAAGCAGTAGGACTGCATCCTCCAGATATCCTAGATACTCCCATGTGCATGACTCGCATTCAGAGGGTTCTTCTACCCGGAGCTCGTTCGATGAGGAGCTCCACAGCAGAACACCATTTGCTGAGGGGGGCCACCCGGGGCCCACACATACTGCATCAGGGATTGAGATCCAGCGAGTGTGCAGCCCACGTGAGGCACGGATGTCAAAAGCTGTCATCAAGCCCGCAATCGTCGAGATTGACAGGAAGGAAATGATGATTACTGAACCTTTGTCTACAAATGGCAAACCCAAAATCTCCACCAAACCTGTCGTGACCACCACTAGTAAAATGACCAGTAGTATAACCATCTACCCCAACGACCCGAGCTCCTCCAGAACCAGCAGtcgcagcagcagtgtgtccaGCGAACCCTTACCGGTCAAAGAACGCCACACCTCCACCAGTAACATCCTCATAG GCCCCAGCAGTGAACACCATGGCAGCATCTCTGTCCCGTATGAGATCTCCATTCCCAAGAGTGAGATCACCTTACGGTCGTGCCAGGACCAGGACTGTGGGGTGGACGACCACAATGATTCCTCATCAAGGTCCAAACTCTACAACACCTCCAGAGTGGAAACCACCACCAGCCACCTCTGCTGCCAGCGCAGCAACTTCAGCCTCCAGTCCCCGGACACCAGCTCCGCAGACTTTAACGACACTGAGTCAGGCtttgaaagcagcagcagcagtagcaccACCACGGTCACCAGCTGGAGACGCCAAAGACAAAGCCAGTACTCCCAAGAAGACAGTTTACCAGACATGAAGAATGTGACTGTGAGGAGCACCTGGAGGAACCGGGGTCCGGCAACTGTGGATGAGACAGGCCAGGGAAGAAGGGGTTCAAAGACGCTGACTGATGGTGGGTCAGAGGATGAAGCAGAAGCTGCAACAACATGGAGGGCTTACCGGGCAACCACCTTCGATACAGAAGAGTCACTAAACAGCGGATTAGGAGCTGGTGGAAATGCTGAGGCACAGAAGGGAGCCAAGCCGTCCCCTGCAGAG GTATACATGCGTAGGATCAACAGCGTGGTTCCCAACACCAGGGAAGTCGACGAACAAGGGATCCGCCGGGGAAAGCGCTCACAGTCTCCCACCACGGAGCCAGGAAGCGTGGGAAGGATCGTACCCCATGCACCTGTTACCTCTCAGTCCTGGGGCCGATCATACACACCACAG CCTGCTGATAGCGCAGAGCCCAGTCCGAACCCGACCCACAGCCCGGCCTCCTGGAGGCGGCAGCTACCCCCCAGCGACTCACACGTCCTGGGGAGCGCTTATGAGCGGGCGTCCAAGACAGCAGGGGCCTCCTCCAGAGGGGATCCGTGGTCCAGTCGGGGTCAAGGGTCGGGGTCCAGAGCCGAGGCGAGGAGTGGAGCGGGGAGCAGACTGTGGAGCCGTCAGTCTGAACATCATTAG